A window of Sulfurovum riftiae contains these coding sequences:
- a CDS encoding phosphagen kinase produces the protein MNYPNFPEDCRSLLCKYLTPEVFELLKERKTSHGFTLEQAINSGIQNIDSSIGVYAGDKESYTVFGPLFDPIIEAYHGFSKNDSHHSNMEPDLLKAPNPDPEGEFILSTRIRVGRNVDNMPLGPAISKEQRNQVETRVVKALNLLDGELKGKYYPLTGMSKEIQDMLIKEHFLFKEGDRFLDAAGLNRDWPEGRGIYHNHDKTFLVWVNEEDQMRIISMQQGGDIKEVFIRLVNAIKSIETKVPFSYSYHLGFITSCPTNLGTAMRASVHIALPKLSKDMDAFKSITDKYHLQIRGIHGEHSESEGGVYDISNRRRLGITEVRAVQDMYDGVVALIEAEKALG, from the coding sequence ATGAACTATCCAAATTTTCCGGAAGACTGTAGATCATTATTGTGCAAATATTTGACTCCTGAAGTCTTTGAACTGCTTAAAGAGAGGAAGACATCCCATGGCTTTACATTGGAACAGGCGATCAATTCGGGTATACAGAATATTGACAGCAGTATCGGTGTTTATGCCGGAGACAAAGAATCCTATACGGTTTTTGGTCCTTTGTTCGATCCCATTATTGAAGCATACCATGGGTTTAGTAAAAATGACTCTCATCACAGCAATATGGAGCCGGATCTGCTCAAAGCACCAAATCCTGATCCTGAAGGGGAGTTCATCCTCTCTACGAGGATTAGAGTAGGGAGAAATGTTGACAATATGCCTTTGGGACCGGCCATATCGAAAGAACAGAGAAATCAGGTCGAGACTCGTGTGGTCAAGGCACTCAATCTGCTTGATGGTGAATTGAAAGGGAAGTATTATCCGCTTACAGGTATGTCAAAAGAGATACAGGATATGTTGATCAAAGAGCATTTTCTTTTCAAAGAGGGCGACCGTTTCCTTGATGCAGCAGGCTTGAACCGTGACTGGCCTGAGGGAAGAGGAATTTACCATAACCATGACAAAACATTTCTTGTCTGGGTAAATGAGGAAGACCAGATGCGCATCATCTCAATGCAGCAGGGTGGAGATATAAAAGAGGTCTTTATTCGCCTGGTCAATGCGATCAAAAGCATTGAGACGAAAGTACCGTTCTCCTACAGTTATCATTTGGGTTTCATTACTTCCTGTCCTACAAACCTCGGCACTGCTATGAGAGCAAGTGTACATATCGCACTGCCCAAACTTTCAAAGGATATGGACGCTTTTAAATCTATTACGGACAAGTACCACTTGCAGATACGTGGCATTCACGGGGAACATTCTGAAAGCGAAGGCGGTGTGTATGATATCAGTAACCGTCGCCGTCTGGGTATTACCGAAGTTCGGGCAGTACAGGATATGTATGACGGAGTGGTCGCATTGATCGAGGCAGAGAAGGCATTGGGCTAA
- a CDS encoding DUF1653 domain-containing protein, with amino-acid sequence MGLELKRGIYRHYKGNEYEVLMIARHSETEEPMVVYRALYGDYGVWVRPYEMFMEKVEVNGEMVDRFQFLYA; translated from the coding sequence ATGGGATTGGAATTAAAAAGGGGTATCTATCGCCACTACAAGGGGAATGAGTATGAGGTACTGATGATCGCCAGACACAGTGAGACGGAAGAGCCGATGGTCGTCTATAGGGCACTTTACGGTGACTATGGTGTCTGGGTAAGACCCTATGAGATGTTCATGGAAAAAGTGGAAGTGAACGGGGAGATGGTGGATCGATTCCAATTTTTATATGCATAG
- a CDS encoding CPXCG motif-containing cysteine-rich protein, translating into MEHFFICPYCWEQISMILDPSEEESEYIEDCEVCCRPIELHFRFNGERLVSFEVRRMEGI; encoded by the coding sequence ATGGAACACTTCTTTATCTGTCCCTACTGCTGGGAGCAGATCTCGATGATACTCGACCCGTCAGAAGAAGAGAGCGAATACATTGAGGACTGTGAGGTCTGCTGCCGTCCTATCGAACTGCATTTCCGGTTTAACGGAGAGAGACTTGTAAGCTTTGAAGTAAGAAGAATGGAAGGCATATGA
- a CDS encoding M20/M25/M40 family metallo-hydrolase: MSKIIEYFKTLTQIPHCSKEAEKLCDFLVKFAKERGYEVEVDEVKNIYIHKGMPTLCLQAHYDMVCMGKAPQIETYVEEGWMKAKDSSLGADNGMAIAMMMQLMDEGRVLEFLLTSDEEIGLIGANEVAFDLKASCMLNLDSEDEAEVYIGCAGGADITAFKQDSYFEGRGDCYEVAVKGLSGGHSGVDIDKGIPSAIKVLGHYLTKHGVTQLASIYAGERRNSIPANAVAIVRSEMPLEGEGDVTVRQLNESPLILSEGDKLIALIEAFKHGVRKENKELGIPDVSINLAIINADEQGGIVIETSARAMDAASLEELTEETVSFFDMYGFEAKVEDKYPAWKPDVTDFTELVDQKMKEVFGKSRLMAIHAGLECGVIAEKYPKMKFASIGPTIRYPHSTREKAKLDSVEKTFIVLDKIIQSV, from the coding sequence ATGTCAAAAATTATCGAATATTTCAAAACACTTACGCAGATACCCCACTGTTCAAAAGAGGCTGAGAAGCTCTGTGATTTTCTGGTGAAATTTGCCAAAGAGAGAGGGTATGAGGTCGAGGTGGATGAAGTGAAGAATATCTATATTCACAAGGGAATGCCGACACTCTGTCTTCAGGCACACTATGACATGGTCTGTATGGGTAAGGCTCCCCAGATCGAAACGTATGTAGAGGAGGGGTGGATGAAGGCAAAAGATTCCTCCTTGGGGGCGGACAACGGTATGGCCATTGCAATGATGATGCAGTTGATGGATGAGGGCAGGGTACTTGAGTTTCTGCTTACTTCCGATGAGGAGATAGGCCTGATCGGTGCCAACGAAGTGGCATTCGACCTCAAAGCATCCTGTATGCTCAACCTCGACAGTGAAGATGAAGCAGAGGTCTACATAGGTTGTGCCGGCGGTGCGGATATTACGGCATTCAAACAGGACAGCTATTTCGAAGGCAGGGGAGACTGTTACGAAGTAGCGGTCAAAGGGCTTTCCGGTGGGCACTCCGGGGTTGACATCGACAAAGGGATCCCTTCTGCCATCAAGGTGCTCGGGCACTATTTGACAAAGCACGGTGTAACACAGCTGGCGAGTATCTATGCGGGAGAACGCCGCAACTCCATTCCTGCCAATGCAGTTGCCATTGTCCGAAGCGAAATGCCATTGGAGGGAGAAGGGGATGTTACGGTTCGGCAACTGAACGAATCTCCCCTGATCCTCAGCGAAGGAGACAAACTTATTGCACTTATAGAAGCGTTCAAACACGGTGTGAGGAAAGAAAACAAAGAACTGGGAATACCGGATGTAAGCATCAACCTTGCCATCATCAATGCGGATGAACAGGGTGGTATTGTCATAGAAACAAGTGCGAGAGCGATGGATGCAGCCTCCTTGGAAGAGTTAACTGAAGAGACGGTCTCATTTTTCGATATGTATGGTTTTGAAGCCAAAGTGGAAGACAAGTATCCCGCATGGAAACCGGATGTGACCGATTTCACAGAACTGGTGGATCAGAAAATGAAAGAGGTATTCGGAAAGAGCAGACTCATGGCGATCCATGCCGGCCTTGAGTGCGGGGTGATCGCTGAGAAATACCCGAAGATGAAGTTCGCTTCCATTGGCCCGACGATCCGCTACCCGCATTCGACCAGAGAGAAGGCAAAACTCGATTCTGTTGAGAAGACTTTCATTGTTCTGGATAAAATCATTCAATCAGTATAG
- the ppk2 gene encoding polyphosphate kinase 2 — protein MKTIFQDLDYLKKNIEDKKAQKILKELEGNIHLLKTKSGLTQLMNRKKLAKITRNVEYENELKELQVELIKLQNWAYDNKKRVMIIFEGRDAAGKGGAIKRFTQYLNPRKFRVVALQKPTEVETGQFYFQRYFQHLPNPGEITFFDRSWYNRAIVEPVFDFCTPEQYEKFMKEVPEIEHALIDDGIILIKFWFSITKENQQKRFKERMTNPLKHWKLSPVDQKAQEMWDKVTYYKEEMFSRSHTGYAPWIIVDSNDKKRARLESIRYVLSKIPYEGKDDAKINLHHDPEIVERYHRRTHSEK, from the coding sequence ATGAAAACAATCTTTCAGGATTTGGATTATTTAAAAAAGAATATCGAAGATAAAAAGGCCCAAAAGATATTAAAAGAGCTGGAAGGGAATATTCACCTCTTGAAAACCAAGAGTGGACTGACCCAGTTGATGAACAGGAAAAAGTTGGCAAAGATCACACGAAATGTCGAGTATGAGAATGAACTCAAAGAGCTCCAGGTCGAACTCATAAAGCTGCAGAACTGGGCATATGATAATAAGAAACGTGTGATGATCATTTTTGAAGGACGCGATGCTGCAGGGAAGGGTGGGGCAATCAAACGTTTTACACAGTATCTCAACCCCAGAAAATTTCGTGTCGTAGCATTGCAGAAACCTACAGAAGTTGAAACAGGACAGTTCTATTTCCAGCGTTACTTTCAGCATCTGCCAAATCCGGGTGAGATCACCTTTTTTGACCGTAGCTGGTATAACCGTGCCATTGTTGAACCGGTATTTGATTTCTGTACACCTGAACAGTATGAAAAATTCATGAAAGAAGTTCCGGAGATAGAACATGCACTGATCGATGACGGGATCATTCTCATCAAATTCTGGTTCTCTATTACCAAAGAGAACCAGCAAAAACGATTCAAAGAGCGTATGACCAATCCGCTAAAACACTGGAAACTGAGCCCGGTCGATCAAAAGGCCCAGGAAATGTGGGATAAGGTAACCTATTACAAAGAGGAGATGTTCTCCCGTTCACATACAGGGTATGCTCCATGGATCATTGTCGACAGTAACGATAAAAAGAGAGCCCGACTGGAATCCATACGGTATGTGCTCTCCAAGATCCCTTATGAGGGGAAAGATGATGCCAAGATCAATCTGCATCATGATCCTGAGATCGTGGAACGTTATCATAGAAGGACACATAGCGAGAAATAA
- the nth gene encoding endonuclease III — protein MAKVKKATKKEIEEIKALFLEHYPDSVTELTYKNIYELLIAVMLSAQCTDKRVNIITPALFEKYPDPISLANADLDEVKSYINTCSFFNNKAKNLIKMAQSVVENYNGEIPLERDELVKLAGVGQKTANVVMIEYTGANLMAVDTHVYRVAHRLGLCDAKTAVKCEEELSRKFKTDLHRLHQAMVLFGRYRCKAVKPECDDCFMKPYCKTTDSFKV, from the coding sequence ATGGCGAAAGTGAAAAAAGCAACGAAAAAAGAGATCGAAGAGATCAAAGCACTCTTTCTTGAGCACTACCCCGATTCTGTTACGGAACTGACCTATAAGAATATTTATGAACTGCTTATTGCGGTAATGCTCTCTGCACAGTGTACCGACAAACGGGTCAATATCATCACCCCTGCACTGTTTGAAAAATACCCTGACCCGATCTCCCTTGCCAATGCCGACCTTGACGAGGTAAAATCGTACATAAACACCTGTTCATTCTTCAACAACAAAGCGAAGAACCTCATCAAAATGGCACAGTCTGTCGTGGAGAATTATAACGGAGAGATCCCTCTTGAGAGAGATGAGCTGGTCAAACTTGCAGGAGTGGGGCAGAAAACCGCCAATGTCGTGATGATAGAGTACACCGGAGCCAATCTCATGGCCGTCGATACCCATGTCTACCGTGTCGCGCATCGTCTTGGGCTCTGCGATGCGAAAACCGCCGTGAAGTGTGAAGAGGAGTTAAGCCGGAAATTCAAGACCGACCTGCACCGCCTCCATCAGGCGATGGTGCTTTTCGGGCGTTACCGCTGTAAAGCGGTCAAACCGGAATGTGATGACTGCTTTATGAAACCCTATTGTAAAACGACTGACTCATTCAAGGTGTAG
- a CDS encoding peptidylprolyl isomerase, giving the protein MVKIIKTSLVAAALLTSSLVASDILATVNGKNITKQDAEAFVNATSPNAHFAQLDPAQQNMIKERLIEKVLFMELAEKEGIEKDPEFKAAMEKIKDELLVNLWMKKQLDSIIISDSEAKEFYEKNKDKFVQKETVHARHILVPDEKTAKEIIDELKGLKGDELKAKFIELAKTKSKGPSAPKGGDLGNFAKGQMVPEFSKAVWALEKGQITIKPVKTQFGYHVIFLEDKTEVQTVPYEKVKDQIIVSLKQQEFAKKVAAIAKELKSKAKIVDNTAKPAADKK; this is encoded by the coding sequence ATGGTAAAAATCATCAAAACGTCACTCGTAGCAGCAGCATTGTTGACATCATCACTCGTAGCATCGGACATTCTTGCAACGGTCAACGGCAAAAATATCACAAAACAGGATGCGGAAGCATTTGTCAATGCAACTTCTCCGAATGCGCATTTTGCACAACTTGACCCTGCACAGCAGAACATGATCAAGGAAAGACTGATCGAGAAAGTATTGTTTATGGAGTTGGCGGAAAAAGAGGGTATCGAGAAAGACCCTGAATTCAAGGCTGCCATGGAGAAGATAAAAGATGAACTTCTCGTAAATCTCTGGATGAAAAAACAGCTTGACAGCATCATCATTTCAGACAGCGAAGCCAAAGAGTTCTACGAAAAGAACAAAGACAAGTTCGTTCAGAAAGAGACTGTGCATGCAAGACATATTCTTGTGCCGGACGAGAAGACAGCCAAAGAGATCATCGATGAGCTTAAAGGGCTTAAAGGCGATGAGCTTAAGGCGAAATTCATTGAATTGGCAAAAACGAAATCCAAAGGTCCTTCTGCACCTAAAGGTGGAGATCTCGGAAATTTTGCCAAAGGTCAAATGGTGCCTGAATTCTCAAAAGCTGTATGGGCATTGGAAAAAGGTCAAATTACGATCAAACCTGTAAAAACACAGTTTGGTTATCATGTTATCTTCCTTGAAGACAAAACGGAAGTACAAACAGTACCTTACGAAAAGGTAAAAGACCAGATCATCGTTTCATTGAAGCAGCAGGAGTTCGCAAAAAAAGTGGCGGCAATAGCCAAAGAGCTTAAGAGCAAAGCGAAGATCGTTGACAATACGGCAAAGCCGGCTGCTGATAAGAAATAG
- the fbaA gene encoding class II fructose-bisphosphate aldolase: MSTKVLDVVGAGVVTGEDLQKLFKIAKEEGYALPAVNVVSTSSINAVLESAKNVNSPVIVQFSNGGGAYYAGKGLPSAEAAILGTISGAQHVHTVAKAYGVPVVLHTDHAARKLLPWIDALLDASEAHFEAHGTPLFSSHMIDLSEEPIEENIATCKAYLERMSKIGMTLEIELGVTGGEEDGVDNTDIDNSLLYTQPEEVAYAYEELMKISDKFTIAASFGNVHGVYKPGNVQLTPKILDNSQAYIEEKFDTEKKPVNFVFHGGSGSELSDIREAIGYGVIKMNIDTDTQWAFWDGVRKYEAKYHDYLQGQIGNPDGEDKPNKSYYDPRKWLREGELSMVKRLEQAFEDLNCVGRN, translated from the coding sequence ATGTCTACAAAAGTATTGGACGTCGTTGGCGCAGGTGTTGTAACAGGAGAAGATCTTCAAAAACTTTTTAAGATTGCAAAAGAAGAAGGCTATGCGCTTCCTGCAGTCAATGTAGTAAGTACCTCTTCAATCAATGCGGTACTTGAATCAGCCAAAAATGTCAACTCTCCTGTGATTGTACAGTTCTCCAACGGTGGTGGTGCATACTATGCAGGTAAGGGTCTGCCTTCGGCAGAAGCTGCGATCCTTGGTACGATCTCGGGGGCGCAGCATGTGCATACTGTAGCAAAAGCCTATGGTGTACCGGTCGTCCTGCATACCGACCATGCGGCAAGAAAACTCCTTCCATGGATCGATGCACTGCTCGATGCAAGTGAAGCACATTTCGAAGCACATGGCACACCGCTTTTCTCTTCCCACATGATCGACCTTTCCGAAGAGCCTATCGAAGAGAATATCGCGACCTGCAAAGCCTATCTTGAGCGTATGAGCAAGATCGGTATGACTTTGGAGATAGAGCTTGGTGTTACCGGCGGTGAAGAGGACGGTGTGGACAATACAGATATCGACAACTCCCTTCTTTACACACAGCCCGAAGAGGTGGCGTATGCCTATGAGGAGCTTATGAAGATCTCAGACAAGTTCACGATCGCCGCATCGTTCGGTAACGTACATGGTGTTTACAAGCCGGGGAATGTCCAGCTGACTCCGAAGATACTCGACAATTCGCAGGCGTATATCGAAGAGAAGTTCGATACGGAGAAAAAGCCGGTGAACTTCGTTTTCCACGGCGGTTCCGGTTCCGAACTTTCAGACATACGCGAGGCGATCGGCTACGGTGTGATTAAAATGAACATCGATACCGATACCCAGTGGGCTTTCTGGGACGGTGTTCGCAAGTATGAAGCGAAATACCATGACTATCTTCAGGGACAGATCGGCAATCCTGACGGCGAGGACAAACCCAACAAGAGCTATTATGACCCGAGAAAATGGCTGAGAGAGGGTGAACTCTCTATGGTAAAGAGACTTGAGCAGGCGTTCGAGGATCTCAATTGTGTGGGACGAAATTAG
- a CDS encoding 1-aminocyclopropane-1-carboxylate deaminase, giving the protein MSLNLPSPIQSVTFENKQFFIKRDDLIHPDFSGNKARKFYYFLKNDLSGIEKVISYGSSQSNAMYSLSVLAKMKGWKFEYYVDHIAEYLRENSHGNYKAALENDMQMIVGRGVPTPTIETIYIEEGGRQKEAEFGIKILAQEIIDWQEENGIGQLNVFLPSGTGTTALFLQKSLITHHSSLITRVYTTACVGDTTYLKKQFLELEANEKYHPQILTLDKKHHFGKLYKENYKIWLKLHQQTGVEFDLLYDPLGWRVLMAHPEVHSKPTLYIHQGGLLGNESMLPRYKRKYPFP; this is encoded by the coding sequence TTGTCTCTGAATCTTCCCTCCCCAATCCAATCCGTTACTTTTGAAAATAAACAATTTTTTATAAAGCGTGATGACCTGATCCATCCTGACTTCTCTGGAAACAAAGCACGCAAATTCTACTATTTCCTCAAAAATGATCTTTCCGGTATAGAGAAGGTCATCTCCTACGGTTCTTCCCAGTCCAATGCGATGTATTCACTCTCTGTTCTTGCAAAGATGAAAGGGTGGAAGTTCGAATATTATGTGGATCATATTGCCGAGTATTTGAGGGAGAACTCACATGGAAACTACAAAGCAGCACTTGAGAATGATATGCAAATGATCGTAGGTCGGGGTGTCCCCACCCCGACAATAGAAACGATATATATTGAAGAAGGCGGACGACAGAAAGAAGCAGAGTTCGGTATAAAGATCCTGGCACAGGAGATCATAGACTGGCAAGAAGAGAATGGCATTGGGCAGTTGAATGTTTTTCTCCCCTCCGGTACTGGAACTACAGCACTTTTTTTACAAAAATCACTCATCACTCATCACTCATCACTCATCACTCGTGTCTACACGACCGCTTGTGTCGGGGATACGACCTATTTGAAAAAGCAGTTTTTGGAACTGGAAGCAAATGAGAAATATCATCCTCAGATACTTACGTTGGACAAAAAACACCATTTTGGCAAACTTTATAAAGAAAACTACAAAATTTGGCTAAAATTACACCAACAAACGGGAGTGGAGTTTGATCTGCTTTACGATCCTCTGGGATGGCGTGTATTGATGGCCCATCCTGAAGTCCATAGCAAACCGACCCTGTATATTCATCAGGGCGGCCTGCTGGGCAATGAGAGTATGCTCCCCAGGTATAAACGGAAGTATCCGTTTCCATAA
- the hisD gene encoding histidinol dehydrogenase — protein MKIFYSSDDTFETNFNELLERGKMDIEGVTGIVSGLLKEIQTEGNSALKSQIARFDRWEPKEDSELLVSTEDMAKAYDNIDPTLREALHLAYERIESYHQKLMPETWMDKEANGTILGQKVTAVDRAGLYIPGGKAAYPSSLLMNVIPAQVAGVEEIVVCTPAPDNELNELLLAACHLCKVTKVFRVGGASAIGAMAYGTETIPKVDVITGPGNIFVATAKKLVYGEVNIDMIAGPSEIGILADETAREDYLAIDLLSQAEHDEMASSILITTDSELANRVSDKVEAYLGTLSREEIARKSIEERGAIIVTKDMDEAIDLMNEIAPEHLEVVTRDPMSLLDSIKHAGAIFLGENTPEPIGDYIAGPNHTLPTGGTAKFYSPLSVENFLKKSSIIMMSKQGMDEIGEQCALIANTEGLTAHEESVRIRLRNN, from the coding sequence ATGAAAATATTTTACAGTAGTGACGATACGTTTGAAACAAACTTCAATGAACTTCTGGAACGAGGAAAGATGGATATCGAAGGTGTGACAGGGATCGTTTCCGGTCTGCTTAAAGAGATACAGACAGAGGGCAACAGCGCACTCAAGTCACAGATCGCAAGATTTGACAGATGGGAACCCAAAGAGGACAGCGAACTTTTGGTCTCCACAGAAGATATGGCAAAGGCCTATGACAATATCGATCCGACACTGCGTGAGGCACTGCACCTGGCGTATGAGAGAATCGAGAGTTATCACCAAAAACTGATGCCTGAGACTTGGATGGACAAAGAAGCGAACGGCACGATACTTGGCCAAAAGGTCACAGCGGTTGACAGAGCGGGGCTTTACATCCCCGGGGGGAAGGCAGCATATCCTTCTTCTCTTCTTATGAATGTCATTCCTGCACAGGTTGCGGGTGTAGAGGAGATCGTGGTCTGCACACCGGCTCCGGATAATGAACTCAACGAGCTTCTACTGGCGGCCTGCCACCTCTGTAAGGTTACCAAAGTCTTCAGAGTAGGGGGTGCTTCTGCGATCGGTGCGATGGCATACGGTACGGAAACGATCCCAAAAGTGGATGTGATCACAGGACCGGGAAATATCTTTGTGGCGACCGCCAAAAAACTGGTTTACGGTGAAGTGAACATCGATATGATCGCCGGTCCTTCGGAGATCGGTATATTGGCAGACGAGACGGCCAGAGAAGACTATCTTGCCATTGACCTGCTTTCTCAGGCGGAACACGATGAAATGGCAAGCTCCATTCTCATTACGACAGACAGTGAGCTTGCCAACAGAGTGAGTGACAAAGTAGAAGCATATCTCGGAACACTGTCACGTGAAGAGATCGCCAGAAAATCCATTGAAGAGCGCGGTGCGATCATCGTGACAAAAGATATGGATGAAGCGATAGACCTGATGAACGAGATCGCTCCAGAGCACCTGGAAGTGGTAACCAGAGATCCGATGAGCCTTTTGGACAGTATCAAGCATGCCGGGGCTATCTTTCTGGGTGAGAATACACCCGAGCCGATCGGTGACTATATTGCAGGCCCGAATCATACTCTGCCTACGGGCGGGACGGCAAAGTTCTACTCACCGTTGAGTGTCGAGAATTTCCTGAAAAAATCCTCGATCATCATGATGAGCAAGCAGGGGATGGATGAGATCGGTGAACAGTGTGCACTCATTGCCAATACGGAAGGTCTGACAGCACATGAAGAGAGTGTCCGTATCCGTTTGAGAAACAACTAA
- a CDS encoding DUF805 domain-containing protein — protein MLKVYFGEWGNGRLQRLAYLGYYFLLMFLMFAIMFGAIMAVGATEKVMGGDIMATQAMFMDHFGIIAVIGIVVLMFAAMLAQINILAKRIRDMGLPAVWTILGIIAISMILNMLFPAQVVEVSTAVVKTAEGTAAAATTQTTASPIVQLFDMAVFLCLLFIPSDAFGQK, from the coding sequence ATGTTAAAAGTGTATTTTGGAGAGTGGGGTAACGGAAGACTGCAGAGGCTGGCATATCTTGGATATTATTTTCTATTGATGTTCCTCATGTTCGCGATCATGTTCGGAGCCATTATGGCTGTAGGTGCGACAGAAAAGGTCATGGGTGGTGATATTATGGCAACCCAGGCAATGTTCATGGATCATTTTGGAATCATAGCCGTGATCGGGATCGTTGTACTGATGTTCGCTGCTATGCTTGCACAGATCAATATACTGGCAAAACGTATACGTGATATGGGTCTGCCTGCAGTCTGGACCATTCTCGGGATCATTGCGATCTCGATGATACTCAATATGCTTTTTCCTGCACAGGTAGTCGAAGTCAGTACTGCTGTTGTGAAGACAGCTGAAGGTACAGCTGCAGCAGCAACAACACAGACAACAGCCAGCCCGATCGTTCAGCTTTTCGATATGGCTGTTTTTCTCTGTCTGCTCTTCATCCCGAGTGATGCCTTCGGTCAAAAATAG
- a CDS encoding CinA family protein → MKNIRNLTEKIIEKLTLEQQTITFAESCTGGRIAAEFTAVSGASNVLHGSVVTYSNEIKHQWLGVSLETLETQGAVSRRCVEEMLDGVQKLTDSNYAIAVSGIAGPTGGTEFKPVGTVYIGIKTPFSKEVFHCHFNGNREQVQEQSVVFAVEQLYDILNF, encoded by the coding sequence ATGAAAAATATTAGAAATCTTACCGAAAAGATCATCGAAAAACTGACACTTGAGCAGCAGACCATTACCTTTGCAGAGAGCTGCACAGGGGGAAGAATTGCCGCTGAATTCACAGCGGTTTCAGGCGCCTCGAACGTGCTTCACGGCTCCGTTGTCACCTACTCCAACGAGATAAAGCATCAGTGGCTGGGTGTCTCACTTGAAACACTGGAGACTCAGGGAGCGGTCAGCAGAAGATGTGTCGAAGAGATGCTCGACGGTGTGCAGAAACTCACAGACAGCAATTATGCCATTGCCGTCTCAGGCATTGCAGGACCGACCGGGGGCACAGAATTCAAACCGGTAGGTACTGTCTATATAGGGATCAAAACACCTTTTTCAAAAGAAGTTTTCCATTGCCATTTCAATGGTAACAGAGAACAGGTGCAGGAACAATCCGTCGTCTTTGCCGTTGAACAATTGTATGATATTCTGAATTTTTAA